TATCCTGGAGGAAGTCGAAGCCGTGTGTTCGCGCGCCATCATCATCGCCGCCGGCCGCATTGTCGCGGATGGGCCGCCGGCTGAACTTGCTCGCCGCCACCCCTCGGGCAAGCTCGAAGACATGTTCCGCGCCATCACGAAGCCGCACGCCGAGGCCGCCTGACGATGCGCGCTATTCTTAGCATCGCCGCGCGCGAGCTCGCGGGGTATTTCGCAACCCCGGTCGCCTGGGTGTTCATCGTCATCTTTCTCGTCCTGCAAGGCACCTTGACCTTCAGCCTGGGCGGCTTCTTCGACCGCGACCAAGCTGACCTTCTGCCGTTCTTTCAGTTTCTGCCTTGGGTTTTCGTGCTGCTCGTGCCGGCGATCACGATGCGGCTCTGGGCCGAGGAGCGCCGGCTCGGCACTATCGAGCTATTGCTCACCCTGCCAGTCACTCAGGGCCAAGCGGTGGTCGGAAAATTTCTCGCCGCTTGGGCGTTTACGGTGATTGCGCTCGCCCTCACCTTTCCCTTCGTCATCACCGTCAACGTCCTCGGCCATCCCGATAACGGCATGATCGCCGCCGGCTATCTCGGGGCGGCGCTGGTCGCTGGCGCCTTTCTTGCGGTTGGCGCCGCGGTTTCGGCGCTCAGCAAAAGTCAGGTCATCGCCTTCGTGCTTGGTGTTGCGTTGTGTTTCATCTTCGCGGCCAGTGCATTCCCGGTGGTCACCGATTTTTTGAGCCACAATCTGCCGGTGCTGGCGACGATCGCGCGCAAGATCTCGATCGTCGATCGCTTCCAATCCTTCGTGCGTGGCCTGATCACCGCCCGTGACGTGATCTATTTCGCGTCATTCATCCTGTTCTGGCTGGTTGCCAACACGGTCATTCTCGAACACCGGAAGGCGGAATGAGCATGCGCCGCGCCCTTGCCTCACTTCTTGGTCTCATCGGTCTCGGCGCCTTGCTCGCCGGGATCAACATGGTCGCCGAAGCCCGTCTCGCCGATCTGCAAATCGATCTCACCGCCGGCCATATCTATACCCTGTCGCCAGGGACGCGGCGGATTCTCGCCGAACTCCATCAGCCGATCACGCTTCGCCTGTTTTATTCCCGCGATCTCGGCACCCGCGCCCCCTCTTATGACGGCTATCATCAGCGCATCAGCGAAATGCTCGATCAATATGCCCGGCTCGCGCATGGCATGCTGAAAATCGAGCGCTACGATCCCGAACCTTTCAGCGACGCCGAGGACAAGGCGTTGAGCTTCGGGCTGCAAGCGGTGCCCATCGACCAGAGTGGCGCGCAGGTGTTTTTTGGCCTCGTTGGCACCAATCTGCTCGACGACGAGCGCGCCATCCCGTTTTTCCAGGAGCAACGCGAGCGTTTCCTGGAATATGACCTGACGCGGCTGGTCTATGAACTCTCCAACCCGACGCGGCCGGTGGTCGGTGTCATGTCCTCGCTGCCGATCGATGGCGACCCGCGTTTGATGATGATGGCGCAGGGGCGTGGCCGCGCCGGCCAGCCCTGGATCGCGATGTCACTGCTCCACCAGAGCTATGAGATCCGCAGTGTCCCGCTCAAGGTCTGGAAAATCGACCCGGAAATCCAGGTGCTGCTGGTCGCGCAGGCGCAGCATCTCCCCGACGAGACGCAATACGCGATCGACCAGTTCGTCATGCGCGGCGGCCGGTTGATGCTGATGGTCGATCCGCAAAGCGCGGCACAAGCCGATCTCCCCGGCCCTGGCGGCATGCCACAGACCGATACCGCCTCTGATCTTCATCGTCTGCTCGATGCCTGGGGGGTGCTCTATGACCCGAACCAGGTGGTCGGCGATCTCACCGGCGCCTGGCGGGTGCGCGCCAGCCCCGGCGACCGCATGACGGTGACCGATTACGTGCCCTGGTTCAATATCCGCGACGGCATCAACCACGACGATCCGGCAACCGCCGATCTTTCGCAAATCACCGTCGCCGATCCCGGGTTTCTCACCAAGAAGCCAGGCGCCGACATCACCCTGACGCCGCTTTTGACCTCGAGCCCGCGCTCTGGCCTGATCCCCGCCGAGAAACTCCGGATCGACCCCGATCCAGCGGCGATTCTCGCCGGGTTCAAACCCGAAGGGGGACCGCGGGTGATCGTCGCGCGGCTGCACGGGGCGCTGAAATCGGCCTTTTCCGCCCCCCCTTCTGCTGCGGCCGGCGAACAACGTCCGGCCGATCTGCCGCCGTTCAAAGACCACACCGATGGCGCCGCCAATCTCGTCATCGCCGCTGACGTCGATATCCTCGCCGATCGCTTCTGGGTGCGTTCGCAGGATTTCTTCGGCCAGCAGGATGCCGAGCCGTTCAGCGATAACGGCCCGTTCATCGCCAATCTCATCGGTACCCTGGCCGGCGGCGATGCCCTCCTTGGTTTGCGCGCCCGTGGCGCCGGCGATCATCCCTTCACCCTCGTCGATGACATGCAGCGCCGCGCCGAGGCGCAATTCCGTCGCACCCAGCAGGATTTGCAGAAGCATCTCGACGAGACCGAGAAGAAACTCGCGTCTCTGCGCGAGGGCTCTGGTCAGCAGGGCGCCGCGCAAGCGGTGCTGACGCCTGAACAGCGCGCCGCGATCGATGCCGCCAACCAGGAAATCGTGCAAACCCGCCAGAAGCTGCGCGGCGTCGAGCGGGCGCTCCGCGAGGATATCGACGCGCTCGCCGAAACCCTGCGTTTTTTCGATATCGTGCTCGTTCCCGCCATTCTGACGCTGATCGCGATCGGGCTTGGTCTTTT
This portion of the Acidibrevibacterium fodinaquatile genome encodes:
- a CDS encoding ABC transporter permease subunit encodes the protein MRAILSIAARELAGYFATPVAWVFIVIFLVLQGTLTFSLGGFFDRDQADLLPFFQFLPWVFVLLVPAITMRLWAEERRLGTIELLLTLPVTQGQAVVGKFLAAWAFTVIALALTFPFVITVNVLGHPDNGMIAAGYLGAALVAGAFLAVGAAVSALSKSQVIAFVLGVALCFIFAASAFPVVTDFLSHNLPVLATIARKISIVDRFQSFVRGLITARDVIYFASFILFWLVANTVILEHRKAE
- a CDS encoding GldG family protein, which translates into the protein MSMRRALASLLGLIGLGALLAGINMVAEARLADLQIDLTAGHIYTLSPGTRRILAELHQPITLRLFYSRDLGTRAPSYDGYHQRISEMLDQYARLAHGMLKIERYDPEPFSDAEDKALSFGLQAVPIDQSGAQVFFGLVGTNLLDDERAIPFFQEQRERFLEYDLTRLVYELSNPTRPVVGVMSSLPIDGDPRLMMMAQGRGRAGQPWIAMSLLHQSYEIRSVPLKVWKIDPEIQVLLVAQAQHLPDETQYAIDQFVMRGGRLMLMVDPQSAAQADLPGPGGMPQTDTASDLHRLLDAWGVLYDPNQVVGDLTGAWRVRASPGDRMTVTDYVPWFNIRDGINHDDPATADLSQITVADPGFLTKKPGADITLTPLLTSSPRSGLIPAEKLRIDPDPAAILAGFKPEGGPRVIVARLHGALKSAFSAPPSAAAGEQRPADLPPFKDHTDGAANLVIAADVDILADRFWVRSQDFFGQQDAEPFSDNGPFIANLIGTLAGGDALLGLRARGAGDHPFTLVDDMQRRAEAQFRRTQQDLQKHLDETEKKLASLREGSGQQGAAQAVLTPEQRAAIDAANQEIVQTRQKLRGVERALREDIDALAETLRFFDIVLVPAILTLIAIGLGLLRHRRRGRARS